CTGTATTAAATTTTTGACTACAGCAGGATTCGAAAGTGATATGAAGTGGGATCAAGCTAAGCCTTGAGGTCTTCTCTTAAATTGGTATGATTAGGTAAGAGTTGTTTCAATGATGTCAAATGTGGAATGCGTGTAGTGTTAGAGGCTTCCGAAGGTTGTCTTAATTTATTCAGTTATAAAAAAGGTTCATAGAAGGAttagttgaaaaagaaaaagaaaaatactgtATTTTACTTTCATTAACTTTTCATACACCTTGGACTTTTGCTAATCTTTGAGGTGACTTCTCAACCTCTCTCATATCATAcaatgagtatatatatatagaaataaaagagagggaaaaaaaaggtTTCTAGTTTATTTGGCAATTACGGCTAATTATGCAGTTTGCACTAGGACATTACTTTCTACTAAATACTTGAGGTACTACCATTCATTTCAAATTTACGTGACAggccatattttttatttttatatttttcgtcTTTAAAAATGAGTATTACGTGATTGTCGGGGTAACTGTCCAACTTGTGTTGTGAAGGGGCTTAGCTATAAAGCTGAAGCCCATATTATATTTGATGCGCAACTGGGCTGGGCTTGTTCATTCCAACCGAGCCATAAGACTATGCTGCTAATTGTAGGTCCAATGCTCCTTCCATATGTAACTACTTATATTGAATTGTGGTTGTGGGCTTTTGAAATCAATCAAACACAATTAGAGATGGATCCCAGATTTTCAAATCTTTTATGGACTATTTGGCTTTTTAAGCTTAGTTTTGccctcttctatttttttagtgAGCGTAGATGTTGAGAGATTTTTAATGTTGTCCATGTAATTTCTGTTTATTTTTAGACAACTGCTCTCAAGTCAAGATTcagttttgattttatttttaaggattCTATGTATTCTTAATCAATGTAACTGACCCTTTTGGTCTCTTATTTTAATGAAGGCATGTttctttgttataaaaaaaaatagagatccCAGATTCCCATGCATCCAGCTTCCTTCCTGTGCCTATAAGTAGGCCTCGTCACTGGCTCTTTCCAGGGCGGAAATTTGCCCTTTCCGAATTTCGACTTGACGAGGGTGTAAAACGAAAAAACGGTAACCGACCCGAGCCAAATTCTGGGATTTACTGTCCAGCGTTGGAATTCTCGGGTCGGCTTGAATTCAGGTTTACTGCCCTATCCTCCCCACATATATAGAACCTCAGATGCACTCAATTCTTCGTCCCCGTATACACTGAAAACTGTTAggaaatcttttttctttttctttttctttttctttcttttataggCTGTACTAGTATATTTTGATTCTATTTTCCTAAGAGCATGCTATTAAGCTCTCCCAAAGTGATGTTTAGttaaatttttgttgaaattcacaaaaatcattatttatcgAGTTCTCTTTTCATTTGTTGACAATAATTCCATTCAGATCGGCCTTCGGGTCAATACTAGACCAAGAAGGAGAAACAACATAACTCTTGGGAAAGTCCTGTCTCAGGAGATAGATACTAAGCAGCTAGAATAGTAAGACTCTCAAGATAGTTCTATCGTAGGAAATAGACACCATGCAACTATTCCTGAGAATACAAAGACAAAAGGTATATTCAGATTGAGTCCTGGGAATGCAGACATTCCGAGACTGAGATTCAATTTAGCCGGCCAAGGCCTGAGACAAGCCTGTCCTAGGAACTAAGGTATCAATCGCATCTCAGAAAATTCAAATTAGTTCAAGGAAAACCGTATTAAAATCCCCCGAACTAAGATAGATGTTACGGTTCAAATCTCTTGAGATTGTGCCCAGTTCCTGAAATTTGGGATTGAAGTTAATCCCGGATTCATCGCTAAGGATCTTGCTTAGAGATTGATAATGAAACCCTAGCAACAAGGGTGCACATgattcagcctataaataggcccacaCCTCAGGTACAACGACATACTGAATTTTTTTGGATTAAGCACACTCTTTTTGTCATAAGTttacttaggcatcggagcgaaACCCCCAAAATGATCTCTTAGGTTTCATTTGTTTGCAGAGATCTCAAGGAGCTTGAGGAACGTGCTAGTTTTCGCCATACCAGAAACGATATTGATAGGGCGTCGTTTGTGGGAAACGACAATTCTCATAAAAAGAAATCTGCAATGATAATTAGAGGTGTacaaccggttgcggttatttgaTCATAACCGCAATCGGGGTACCCAACCGATTATTCTCATTtcaataaccgcaaccggtagAGACCGGTTGCAGTTTTTACCAACcgccggttatccggttaataaTTGGATAACcgattttcttattttgttgaatatttttattttattttattttattttaaaaaaaaaatctaatatttgGCCATTCAATATTTAATACTAAAttctaaatagtaaatacaccAAATTTTCATTCAATATTAGATTAACTTATGAAATGGTTTTGGATTGCCAGACTTGAACCAATGGCTTAGTTGTCATATAGACATGAGATCTGGCCACATTAAGATTGCTCACTTGATTAGACAATTACTATCATTCATGCTTCACTGGccattagaagaagaaaaaatacgACATGATTAGATTGGTCATTCAGGCACCCTAATTTTTTCTTCTGacgattttattacaaatcataGTGACTAGAGAGTCTTATACTTTTCTGAATATTCAGCATCAGATGATTCTTGACGGCCAAAAGCATAACAACTAAACAACTAAAGTGCAATTACTAAAATGAAGCAAATTACAGTAAACAGATCTGGCAGAGAGACACACATCACCTGTAATGCACTTGCGGCTGATTTTAATATCATTTCCGGAATAAAGAACAAGCATGTTAACCATGCCCATGAAAGAAGTTTCCTAAAGTCCAAAACAATAAGAACTCAGGAGAGGTGTAGCTTTAAAAAAACTTCTGCTTATATTTTACATAACAGAAGCCTGTGAAAGCAAGAGACACCAAGTTTTCTTAAAAATCTGCATGTtgcttcttcattcttttttggGGTCAAACATCAAAATTTGTTCTCTTTGTTTAATTGGATATGTTTGTTATAAATACaacatttgatatatatatatatagacagtggcggagccagatATTTGTTACTGAAAGGGCagataaacataatttaaaagaaaaattgagtAATTTATCATATAATGTGTATCATAAAAGATGAATTACAATACAACCTGTTTTGAGTGGAATCATCGCAACAAGCAAAAATTTGATTGAGTAATAATATGCTATAATAAATTTTCCTCGAGATTCATATAtaatccaaaactaaaaaataaaaaaataaaatctgaaaaACCATTTCTTCCATCAATATATCGCATTAACCCAATATTAATATATAGTATCTTCACAAGAATCACAACCCAAAAATCAACACCCAGGTCACAATTTGATGAGAAAATAGAACACAAAAAATTGAGAAAGTGCTGCttgaaactttctaaaaaatagataccttaaattgagatttaacaaaaaattctaacgaatgactgagattgaaactttctaaaaaatagataccttaaattgagacgttttaaggGTGCcttttgggattgcgattttgtagacaataagtatgattttaaaccaaatcacaaaataaaaatcatttgagaactgtattttaaaaatttgcaattgaaaatgcagaaaatctgctttttcaaattgctgGTAAGATGGtggttttttgaaaatgcaaaatttcaaaggctaatttgcgattttaaaggaaaaactacgattttgtcaaatgtttaactacgttttaaaaaatgacttttttaaatcgtacattttaaaatcgttattttaagtcgcactttttgaaatagCAAACCTAAACAGACCCCAAagtttatatacattttttcaaaatggaTGAAAATTCAAGGtttataagtgaaattctcccaaaaaaaaaaaaaaaaccgtctagaatgagtaaaaacaacccaaaaactCAAAATAGACCCAAAAgatcaaatcttttaaaaaagttaattgTTATCTAATTTCACCAACTTCCTTAAGCGGTTACGGTTAACGATTTATGGCTAAATTGCTAACCGCACCTACCCTTTCAATCCTAAAAAAGAGATATTTGAAGGCTAATAATAAGATATTAACAGGATGTAAAGAAGCCAAacctaattattttaatacTTCCTCAGGCAAGCATCCATTCCATGCATATAACAAAatcaagaataataaaagtgttGTGTGTTAGTCAAAGTAATAGATAATGTAAAAAGTagtttaaaaataagttttgagTTATTCTATTAGAAtgctacatttaatttaagaaacaaaataaaattttaagaataagaatgaaaatacataaaacaaaataaataaataaaaaattgtaaattatctCATAAGGAAGCAAACTAAATCACACgtattcaattttaattcaaGAGACCTTTTACATAATATAggaattgacaaaaataaagaacaaaatagTGCATTCACGTCATTGCATTCCTTTgaaatagagatttttttttttttaccatctttatatatatatataacataaaaaaactacttttagaacataaattaaaatttttatataaattagaacttaaaataagaacaaaaagatgAAACAAAGGAACATAACCACAATTAATAAAGACCaactgaaaatgaaaaaaatactaatataatagaaaaaattgtctttttgtatacttttctctatttcaataaaattcatAAGATTTTGAAGATAAAATTATATTGTGGCCATTGCCTGTTGGATACATAATCCAATGCAATGCGAATGAATGCAAACAAGAAATATCACATATGAGTGTATGGGTACCATGATTTTAGCTATCATTCGGTACAAACTAAAACCACTATATGtacataaaagttgtagatcaATTGATGATTCATTGTTTCATGCATCATCTTAAGATTGGAATAAGATCAAGTATAGTAAAAATCATTGGATCACCTGAtccaaaatttaaaatcatatgaatgttagatcatatgattatacTTTTCATAGATAGTCTTGTAAGTCAGATGATATTATATGATTCATATTAATTCATAAAACatgaattgttaaatcatattaTCATACTTAGATCATacaaattgttagatcatatgatcatgcGTAGATCATACTTTTCATAGAGAGTCTTATAAGTTAGATGATattatatgattcataattcgagtaacttttttcttttttctttttgtgtgtgtgtgtaggaAACACACAAactgtgaaaattattttcacattagTATTGTTGTACAAACCGTGTACAATTGttatgcaagaaacattactcaatcAGCAAACCCTTGGTTTACATAAATCTGATCTCCAAAAGTCACATGCCTTCCTAGGGCATTAAAATTTCGAAAAAGTATCTTAATGTCTTTCAAAAATCGCATTAATTAAAGACTTAAACTAGCTAAATAAAAAACCCTATTCTTCAATTGCATTAAACAAATTGCCCTGAAAATCGCATAAACATATATTGAATCTTAGAAAATCACATTAAATAAAGACCTAAACATAAAACCATATTCTACAATTGTATAAATATTCTCTCAAAAAGTTGCATGCCTGCCTATGccattaaaatttcaaaaaagtatctTAATGCCTTTCAAAACTCGCATTAATTAACGatgtaaattttatttgaaataaatttttttcaaacaaaatttaggTTTCACATTAATGGCctaaatcaattttttcaaataaaatttgaatttttaattgaaaacttTATTACCAAACTCTCCTTAATTTTCCTTAAGTAGTTTCTTTAACAAGTgccaaacttttaaaaataagagaatgctaacatttaaaaatgtaaattgtcATATTGGGTTGTCCTCGTAATTATCCTTAAATATAAATGCTAATGTTTACAATGGGGCCATTGAGTTGTCCAATTGTCATCGTTTAATCATAGAATTTAATGAGTTTTCTTATTTATAATCTACTTATTCTCAAAATTCCAACCATCTCAATGCcagaacccttttttttttttttttttttctttttttttctttttttttctgatttctGAAGAATGAGCCTAATTACTGACGCATGATCCACAAAACACGCCATTTGTTTTTAATGGGCTTGTTCGGCGAGACCAATAAaattttctcttcctcttttcaCTTATCCTAGAaataatcaacttcaaaacattctaacgttatattatatcaatatttttttattattatttaaataaaaaaaattcactacaatacaaattttttttatttttctatacaaattcattttattttatatcacatttatcactttCAACTCCTATTACCAATTTTCATTCCCTTACCGACCAAGGCCAATCTGaattgttggattttttttgttgttgaatgtGAGCCATTCATGAAGGAAACAAAATCTTATTAGGGATCTCAGGAGTACGTACCTCATTTACGTTTTTCGGAAGACTACAAAATGTTAGTGATCTCAGGACCTCATTTAtgatctatataaaaaaaaaaaaaaaaaaaaaaaaaaaaaaaaaaaaaggacctcATTTATGTTTTTCGGTAGACTGAGCCTAATGACTGACGCGTGCACATACCAAGGTCACAAAACACGCCATTCGTTTTTAATGTGAACcgttagattatattttgttgaATCCAGCCGTTCATGAAGGAAAAATGAGATCCAGTAGTAAGGTACCACGCTCACGCTCCTCAAGGCCATGAAACACAGTGTTTAGTTTTAGTCTAGTCCATCGGATTATTTGCTATAAACATCTAAGCCGTTCGTGTGAGGGAAAATTGGATACAACTGTCACGCACATATGCTATGAAAATTTTATGGCGTTTCAAATAACATGGGCTCACTCTTACAAATATGATCCAACAGCGTTTGTTAAATCATGAgcatgataataataataatagttaaCGCTAAGGATCAAACGTTGTACCGATTTCAAATATATACGATAATACTGGATAAAAACGTGGCCTtgggaaaaaatttaataaaaaattgaattccaAATGTTAATtacttaagaaaataaataatataaaattgaaaagagaaaatatgtgGTACGTTAGAGATTCAAGTTTAAGTCCCCCACTTGATCACTATCTGCCAATTCATGATACTTAATTACGGAAAATGATGGGTGGGGGATGTTCTCCTGTCCTCCTCCTgtcactttttaataaaaaaaaaagtgatttttaataaaaaaaagaaaaaagaaaaaaaagatccatACTTAATTAAAACAGGATTCTGATATTGGATACCAGGCCCAATAGTTTGGGTGGATGAGATTTTACAAGCCTTATTCTACTTATTACAAAACGTGCGTTTGTACTTTGAACTACAATAACCATATATGAAATAACCAAACATGAGTCTGTTATTCAAAACGGTGCGTCTGTACTACAATAACACTGTGTTTCAATCTTCAACCGGTCTTCTGCCAAGCTGTCCTTCACTTAATTGCGACCGAACTTGCCCAATGCTTGACTACACAGCTACTGATTAGGGCTTGCTGTTTCTATTCTTTTGTTCCGAAATCTTCACGCTTCCTTCACTTTTGATTCATTTCTTTGTGCTACTTCAAGCCTTTGCGATTCCTCCTTCACAGTAACACCTTGACGCATCGCTGCAAGCCTGCAAAACTTGACTAGCGGTGATCTGCAAAACAGATAAACCTCTTCTTTCCAAAGAAGAAAATACTCCTAATAATTTAGCacgagaaaaaaaagaaaaaaaagaaaaatgagataaCACAGGTCCACTcccagaaataaaaattcaacaaaatattaaacgTCCTAATTACTTAAACATAGCCAGATTCAAAGCCCCACAAAAATAGCAAGTGTTTAACAGTCACAAGATTAACCaccacataaaaatataaagtgtCTCACAGTCATTCCgactataataaaaattacaaaaacaaataaatcattTCGACTGCAGCCCGGCGCCGTATTCTGCTGgattttgtttatattagaagcgGGCTGCAGAGACAAACAAAAAGGGagttagaaaataaataaaataatagttgactaaaccaaaaaaaaaaattaaaagaaagaaaatgatacGTAACAGGAGCTCAATGTCTGTCCGCGTTGCAGTGAACGCCAGCTTCAGTTTCTTAGACGCCTCCCGGTACCAAACCTTAAGGATCTTTCCAGCAATAAATGCATCAGCATTTTCGCTATTGGACAGGTAATTGTTTAGAATGATTGTAACGGTGCAATACTCCAGGCTGCTCGAGAATCCTTTCTCGAATAACATATCAGCCCCGAAACTTTCATCCTTGCCGGGAGGGAAAATTTGAACCGAAAAAGCCGCGCCATGATCAATAGCTGCCTTCACCTCGTCTGGACAGATATTATAGAACGGCCGCACATCCATTTGTGGTAAACGGAACTGTTTGTAAGTAGTGTCGTCCCTGCTGATAGGTTTCTCCGTGAGCTCCTGAAACTCCATGACCTCCCGATTTAAATCCAGCAGAGCCTGGGGGCTAACAGCCGGCTCCAACCTTATTCGAAGGTGGGTGCCAATCCACCTGAAAGAGGCATCAAGCCTGCGATCAGGCGTAAGATTTAAATCACTGGAGAGGTGGAGCACAAACTTGCCGCGATCTACACTCCGAGAATATTCTAAAACGCACGGTTCATAAACAACATCTCTGAACATTACACTCGTATTGATACTAATAAGAAACGGAGGGGGAATGTTGCAAAGTTCAGCGGGAATGGAGTCCGCAAACAACCGATACTCCTCTCTCCTATACGTAGTAATGGTTCTCTCTCTGATGTCCTTAGCAGATATAACTTTGTCGAACAGGGGTGACCAGTTAGCCATGGTAGTAATGGGTCAAGGAAATGAGATATAACTAGAAAGGTGAAggtgcaaaaaagaaaagagattgcCCTCTTTATATAGAGGGGCAGGAGGCATAACGTGATCGCATGCAGGCCATCGATCTGGAGTGGAGGAGCATTTTTCAGAAtcattgtaaaaattaaaactcatttCCTCCATTGGAAACTGATTACTCTGGGGATGAAAATGAGCAGATGCCggaagaagaacaaagaagatgACCTGTGTGACGAGCATTTACATTAAGCGTGCTTCTTCCACATGGGCTGCAGACTGCAGTGCTTGATCAGTATGACATTGAAACGGAGTGAAAGGGGTGTTTCGTGACCAATGCTTTTTGACCGTCAAATGTTGCATATGACTCACTGCGAATCAGGCCAGGGTCAAGTTAGAGGGACGCGTGTCAGCAGCGgattgaaaagagagaaagagaaggaaaagcgCGGTAATGAACCGGTCAAAAAATGTAAAGGATGTTCCATGCTGCTAAAGTGGTCCAAGGCAAAAAGTAAGTAAGTGATTTATGACAGAAAGTcagaaactacaaaaaaaaaataaaaatgatgccACAAGTCGATTAGGCTAGAGACTAGACTGTGTACAAAGTCTCGATAGCTGATTCAGAAACTACCAGGCTTTGATTCATACACTTCAAACAATTTGTTTTGCCGAAGgaaattgatttgtttttaacGCATCAATGGCCAGTGGCGTCACCAACTTCgtgaacccccccccccccccccggtttTTTTAATCGACTTTATGATTTGATTTAATATATGCTTATTATCTATTTAAGGCGCCGACCCAAATAAAAACCTAGAGTATATATTGCAACCGTTGAGGCGAATTGCGCTTATGTGAATATGAAACATCTCAGAATGGAGAAATTGCGAATTGCGATTCTACGATTTATCTTACCatatttcctctttctttctttttttagtttaactactttttttcttcaagccatcattttattgaaaaaaaatatatatatctacgtACACCACCgcatcaacaaaatatataataatgatataaaaatatagcttataaaatcaattaaagGAAGTTGGAGTGAACTTtacaaatttagagaaaattgcATTGTTTGTCTGGttagtttaaattataaattacttaTTGCAGTATTAAAATTAACTCAAAAATTCATGTAGTATTTGTAAATTTACAAATCACACGGATAGTcaaattcctttaaaaaatttcatatattcTGTTAAGCGCAATGTTATGGCCAATAAAATTGCAATACATGTTGatcttaacaaaaaataaaaatctataaaacttaaaaaattattattttaatttttttttaaaaaaaatttaagttttatatatttatattttttttattaagatcaatattattattattttattggtaaTGACGTGGCGGCGCTtaataaaaattgtcaaaacttttaacaaaatttgactttaAAACCGATTTaaaaattagactaattaaaagaattttttaattaattttaatatgacAAATAACAATTCGTAATTTATGTGAAACATACAGACGAatgatgtaattttttcaaaaatctaaTGACAAATTTCCTCGAGTCCGAGTTAACCTATTTATTTATGAGCAGGTAAGGTCAAATCTTGTATTGAGCTTTCACTGTCTACGGCAACACTAATCGAGGTTGTTGTCCgatcaaattttctaaattgaATCACAGCCGTCCAGAACTTCTTTTCGTTTGTTGGTAAATGGTAGACCAATGCTTTGAACGATCATTGGACCTGATCGCTTTCAATGAGAACAAGTAATTGGGCCTGCATTacagcttattattattattattatttatattttttattaaaaaaaaaaaaaaaaaaaaagtacttcaGAGCACTGATCGCAGCCGTAAACATCAGAATCATAGCTGGTTCCTATCCTATCGCCACACAGCTGGCGTATCATTACTGGGGGAAAGAATAACATCATTACTTTGTTCCAAACAAGAGGAAGTGTACGCTTGGATCGAGATCCCCGGCAATCTCAAAAAATTGCCCAGCCACAATTTCTCCCATCTAAGCCGTTTATTTAAGTTCATTTAAAATAACGGCTATTAAGGAGCCACCTCATCGATCCGCGTCAAACCAAAAGACATCTTCTCCTTCCCCCAAACCTCAGTCTGcgtctctctctcattcttctcctgattcttttattttttttcttacccattctcctttctcctctctttctcCTGACCCATTCTCCCTTCTCCAGACAAAGTCGCTTGACCATGGAGGTAAGGTTTTAGGCAGAAAATTTGGGGATGATACTTTTGCCGGAAAAAAGTCGGAAGAAGTCGCCTGATACCTGTACCTTTGCCCGGCGATTTCCTCAACCTCCTAGTACCGCGATTTTCTCGAGGCTCCGGAGCCCCCAGTTCCAGATCTGGACTCGCCTGGAGCGGTGGGGGTGGAGGACATGAAGCGGCCACCGTCGGTTGCTCTCTAGACGTATGtgcctctctcttctctctctctctaagcttTCTCGTTCTAGGAAGGTGCTAATGTCATCTGGGTCAATAGGTTGTAACTTTTGTTTTGTGGGGTAGTACTTTGTGGGTTTTGTGATTTGAGCTATTGGGgttgttttgtttggttggATTTGAACTGGGTTTGGTTTaaatttaggaatttttttgggttctcatttgggttatttttctattattcgtCTTGTAGCGCTTTTGATGATCTGAATGGTTAACGGGGAGTTGTGTAAATGAtaggttttctttttgtgtCACTGGGTTTGATTGGTTTAGGttgatttcaaattatttgtttaattccGGTAAATTGGGCTTTTCTTCTCAAATGTGAATTGGGTTTCTCCTGTTCTGTTATATTTGAGTTGCATGTATTGTAATCAGATGTCGTTTGTTCAGAACACACTATGATCATGAAAAGGACAatcaatttgttcttttttctttaaattgtttCCTCTGCAACCAAAGAATGCACTTATGGACACAATAAtacttttaacatttttctggTGATTGAGATTggtgaattattttttgttactaGTTTTGCAATTTTTCTCTGCATAAATGGCCTTACAGACTTGCAATTACTCatctttactttctttttttttttttaaaaaaaaaaagttgcctcaaacctttggaattaTATTGTTCAGATTAAAAGTACTGCATGTTTGTATGCTGATAATTTTGCCCCAAACCGTGTGGTTGATTTTACTGTTTGGGTGCTCCCATATCTTAATTTCTCATGGGATTCTCTTTTTATTCCACTGCCAACATCATAtcatttaaattgtattttgttaGGGCTGGCAAAAAATTGACTCCTAAAGTTTGCTGCGAGGGAGAATGCGTCTGCGTCTCTGCAAGGTGGAAATTGCAAGAAGTTGCTGGTTTAATGCTGTTGCAGCCCTTTCATGTTTGGTTTGTATTCTGTTTAGCCAGAAGTAGTAAATTATTTAGGCCTATGGAATTCAACAGTTCATTGAGTAATTTAATCAAACAACTTCTATGTGGTGAAGGCCTACTCGAAGTGTAGTCttattttcatccaaatttattttcatttttactattCCATTGTCTCAATTCCATTTTTAGTTACCATACGATCACAATAATGAATAACCTATCAGGGTATGGATCAAACCTACGACACCAAATCAATTTCA
This DNA window, taken from Alnus glutinosa chromosome 5, dhAlnGlut1.1, whole genome shotgun sequence, encodes the following:
- the LOC133868160 gene encoding uncharacterized protein LOC133868160, which codes for MANWSPLFDKVISAKDIRERTITTYRREEYRLFADSIPAELCNIPPPFLISINTSVMFRDVVYEPCVLEYSRSVDRGKFVLHLSSDLNLTPDRRLDASFRWIGTHLRIRLEPAVSPQALLDLNREVMEFQELTEKPISRDDTTYKQFRLPQMDVRPFYNICPDEVKAAIDHGAAFSVQIFPPGKDESFGADMLFEKGFSSSLEYCTVTIILNNYLSNSENADAFIAGKILKVWYREASKKLKLAFTATRTDIELLPLLI